The Lutra lutra chromosome 15, mLutLut1.2, whole genome shotgun sequence genome includes a region encoding these proteins:
- the DISP1 gene encoding protein dispatched homolog 1 isoform X9, whose product MPAGQWHHEVLLSAHGQPPKSARHAVPMLPPVPIPSAPGRPEQSPRGPARGWPSHAFCSGLMLLAATLRVFCTSVPRPYARLPGCVLPAALSVLLPAPRMAWPFSTPARAAARGQLQTVQTFQITKKIRSHPQFGDLCQRTTAASCCPSWTLGNYIAILNNRSSCQKIVERDVSHTLKLVRACAKHYHNGTLEPDCWDAGARRKGQLKCTGVPRKCTKYNAVYQILHYLVDKDFLTAQAASPAMPALKYSMLFSPTEKGESMMDIYLDNFEHWNGSDGVTTVAGIEFGIKHSLFQDYLLTDTTYPAIAVLLVLLVMCAYTRSLFITLMTMFAVISSLIVSYFLYRVVFNFEFFPFMNLTALVILVGIGADDAFVLCDVWSYTKFDRPHAATAETVGITLQHAALSMFVTSFTTAAAFYANYVSNITAIRCFGVYAGTAILVNYVLMVTWLPAVVVLHERYLLNMFSCFKKPPQQVFEGKSCWTVAHRTCHRALLAISEASRIFFEKVLPCIVIKFRYLWLLWFLALTVGGAYVVCVNPRMKLPSLELSEFQLFRPSHPFERYDAEYKKLFMFERVHRGEELHMPITVVWGVSPEDNGDPLNPKSKGKLVLDGSFNIASPASQVWILHFCQKLRNQTFFYQTEEQDFTSCFIETFKQWMENQDCDEPALYLCCRRWSFPYKQEIFELCIKRAIMELERSTGYHLDSKTPGPRFDVNDTIRAVVLEFQSTYLFTLAYEKMHQFYKEVDAWISRELSSAPEGLSNGWFVSNLEFYDLQDSLSDGTLIAMGLSVAVAFSVMLLTTWNVIISLYAIISIAGTIFVTVGSLVLLGWELNVLESVIISVAVGLSVDFAVHYGVAYRLAPDADREGKVIFSLSRMGSAIAMAALTTFVAGAMMMPSTVLAYTQLGTFMMLIMCISWAFATFFFQCMCRCLGPQGTCGQIPLPRKLQCSAFSHALSTTPADKGQSKARAVSDYHFDPRAQKSDMEQEFYELEPLASHSCSTSDKAAYEETHICSEFFSSQAKSLGLPVQAAYSPSSKQETSPVSFPPALEQHTLCHFFSLNQRCRCPNTYRHLSPSPHACAQAGDGLCPRCAAASSFVHVQKAPEGFVCAVPHIRHGPCLQGRARQLGVQTPLPTGLFIHPVQHVQVQEKVGKASVHGVQGTEEPGPQTPEPPSFVHRSPGSLQKPSCDPKNSQRGLSRDRDLRNVEGSRGARNKGLGRGGLADEAERKAEPCLSQDSEYLNQNEPKLVFNHCTGDARCCPNDPQSCGRGVRVTCGCAGHQMLECEASMPPALTNSELSSESLLIKTL is encoded by the coding sequence ATTAGATCCCACCCGCAGTTCGGCGACCTGTGCCAGAGGACCACGGCAGCGTCCTGCTGCCCCAGCTGGACACTGGGGAACTACATCGCCATTCTCAACAACAGGTCGTCCTGCCAGAAGATCGTGGAGCGAGACGTGTCTCACACCCTAAAGCTGGTGCGCGCATGTGCCAAGCACTACCACAACGGCACCCTGGAGCCTGACTGCTGGGACGCAGGCGCCAGGAGAAAGGGGCAGCTCAAGTGCACGGGTGTGCCTCGCAAATGCACCAAGTACAACGCAGTCTACCAGATCCTGCACTACCTGGTGGACAAGGACTTCCTGACCGCGCAGGCGGCCAGCCCCGCCATGCCGGCTCTCAAGTACAGCATGCTCTTTTCTCccacagagaagggggagagcaTGATGGACATCTACCTGGACAACTTCGAGCACTGGAACGGCTCGGACGGTGTTACCACTGTGGCGGGCATTGAGTTCGGCATCAAACACAGCCTGTTCCAGGACTACCTTCTGACGGACACCACCTACCCGGCCATCGCGGTCCTGCTGGTCCTCCTGGTCATGTGCGCCTACACCAGGTCCCTGTTCATCACACTGATGACCATGTTCGCCGTCATCAGCTCCCTCATCGTCTCCTATTTCCTCTACCGTGTGGTGTTCAACTTCGAGTTCTTCCCTTTCATGAACCTCACCGCGCTTGTTATCCTGGTTGGAATTGGTGCAGACGATGCGTTTGTCCTATGTGACGTGTGGAGCTACACCAAGTTCGACCGGCCGCACGCAGCGACTGCAGAAACGGTGGGCATCACTCTGCAGCACGCGGCACTGTCCATGTTTGTCACCAGCTTCACCACAGCCGCCGCCTTCTATGCCAACTATGTAAGCAATATCACTGCCATCCGCTGCTTCGGCGTGTACGCCGGGACTGCCATCCTGGTGAACTATGTGCTGATGGTCACATGGCTCCCAGCCGTCGTCGTCCTGCACGAGCGCTACCTCCTCAACATGTTCAGCTGCTTCAAGAAACCACCGCAGCAGGTCTTCGAGGGCAAGAGCTGCTGGACGGTGGCCCACCGGACATGCCACAGGGCGCTGTTAGCTATTTCAGAAGCCTCGCGCATTTTTTTTGAGAAGGTGTTGCCATGTATCGTCATTAAGTTCCGCTACCTTTGGCTGCTGTGGTTCCTGGCCCTGACCGTGGGCGGGGCCTATGTTGTGTGTGTGAACCCCAGGATGAAGCTGCCATCCCTGGAGCTGTCTGAGTTTCAGCTCTTCAGGCCCTCCCATCCCTTTGAGCGCTACGATGCTGAGTACAAGAAGCTCTTCATGTTTGAGCGTGTCCACCGTGGGGAGGAGCTGCACATGCCCATCACCGTGGTCTGGGGCGTGTCCCCAGAAGACAATGGAGACCCCCTGAACCCCAAGAGTAAGGGGAAGCTGGTGCTGGATGGCAGCTTTAACATCGCAAGCCCGGCTTCCCAGGTCTGGATCCTGCACTTCTGTCAGAAGCTGAGAAACCAGACTTTCTTCTACCAGACGGAGGAGCAGGACTTCACCAGCTGCTTCATCGAGACATTCAAGCAGTGGATGGAGAACCAGGACTGCGACGAGCCTGCCCTGTACCTGTGCTGCCGGCGCTGGAGCTTCCCCTACAAGCAGGAGATCTTCGAGCTGTGCATCAAGAGGGCCATAATGGAGCTGGAGAGAAGTACCGGCTACCATCTGGACAGCAAGACCCCGGGGCCGCGGTTCGATGTCAACGATACCATCCGGGCGGTCGTGCTGGAGTTCCAGAGCACCTACCTCTTCACACTGGCCTATGAGAAGATGCACCAGTTCTACAAGGAGGTGGACGCGTGGATCTCCCGGGAGCTCAGCTCGGCCCCTGAGGGCCTCAGCAATGGCTGGTTCGTCAGCAACCTGGAGTTCTATGACCTCCAGGACAGCCTCTCTGACGGCACGCTCATTGCCATGGGGCTGTCTGTCGCTGTGGCCTTCAGCGTCATGCTGCTCACCACCTGGAATGTCATCATTAGCCTGTATGCCATCATCTCCATTGCTGGGACCATATTCGTCACTGTCGGCTCTCTTgtcctgctgggctgggagctgaACGTCCTGGAGTCTGTCATCATCTCGGTGGCTGTCGGCCTATCCGTGGATTTTGCTGTCCACTACGGGGTCGCTTACCGCCTGGCTCCAGACGCTGACCGGGAGGGGAAGGTGATCTTCTCCCTGAGCCGCATGGGCTCTGCCATTGCTATGGCTGCGCTGACCACCTTTGTGGCGGGGGCCATGATGATGCCATCCACAGTTCTGGCATACACCCAGCTGGGCACCTTCATGATGCTCATCATGTGCATCAGCTGGGCCTTTGCCACCTTCTTTTTCCAGTGCATGTGCCGCTGCCTCGGGCCGCAGGGCACCTGTGGGCAGATTCCACTGCCCAGGAAGCTGCAGTGCAGTGCGTTCTCTCACGCCCTGTCCACAACCCCTGCTGACAAGGGACAGAGCAAAGCACGTGCCGTGAGTGATTATCACTTTGACCCCAGGGCCCAGAAATCCGACATGGAACAGGAGTTTTACGAGTTAGAGCCCCTGGCGTCCCACAGCTGCTCCACATCTGATAAGGCAGCTTATGAGGAGACCCACATCTGCTCCGAGTTTTTCAGCAGCCAGGCCAAGAGTCTGGGGCTGCCTGTGCAAGCCGCTTACAGTCCGAGCTCCAAACAGGAAACCAGCCCCGTCTCCTTCCCGCCCGCTCTCGAGCAGCACACCCTGTGTCACTTCTTCTCTCTGAATCAGCGGTGTCGTTGCCCAAACACCTACAGACACTTGAGCCCCAGCCCGCATGCTTGTGCACAGGCAGGCGATGGCCTGTGCCCCCGATGCGCTGCCGCCAGCAGCTTCGTGCATGTGCAGAAAGCCCCCGAAGGCTTTGTATGCGCTGTCCCACACATCCGCCACGGCCCCTGCCTGCAGGGCAGAGCCCGACAGCTGGGAGTGCAGACCCCCCTGCCCACAGGCCTCTTTATCCACCCGGTGCAGCACGTGCAGGTCCAGGAGAAAGTCGGCAAGGCCAGTGTCCATGGTGTCCAGGGTACAGAGGAGCCTGGTCCACAGACCCCAGAGCCTCCATCCTTTGTCCACAGAAGCCCCGGGTCTTTACAAAAACCCAGCTGTGATCCCAAGAACAGCCAAAGGGGACTCTCCAGAGACAGAGACCTCAGGAACGTGGAGGGCAGCAGAGGGGCCAGGAACAAGGGCTTGGGTCGGGGGGGTCTGGCAGATGAGGCAGAAAGGAAAGCTGAGCCATGCCTGTCACAGGACTCCGAATATTTAAATCAGAATGAACCAAAACTCGTGTTTAACCACTGCACAGGGGACGCCCGGTGCTGCCCTAACGACCCCCAGAGCTGTGGCCGAGGGGTCCGGGTGACGTGCGGGTGTGCAGGCCATCAGATGCTGGAGTGTGAAGCCAGCATGCCCCCTGCACTGACAAACTCAGAACTTTCTAGTGAAAGTTTGTTAATAAAAACACTCTAA